From the Halorhabdus utahensis DSM 12940 genome, one window contains:
- the lysX gene encoding lysine biosynthesis protein LysX, which yields MNVGILYSRIRQDEKLLLSELRERDHEVTKIDVRKQRFGLDSPPEAFEDVDIVLDRCLATSRSLYATEFLSAYDIPVVNTHETAETCADKVTNSLALQQAGVPTPTTEVAFTKDTALEIIEDFGYPCVLKPVIGSWGRLMAKIDTRDAAEAILEHKATLGHYEHKVFYVQEFVEKPGRDIRVLATDGEPVGAMVRSSDHWLTNAAKGAETDAFELDDRAKELVAEASEAVGGGLLGIDLMETGEDGDGNPTGYTVHEVNHTVEFKALNDAVETDVPGQVVDWLETKAGVSE from the coding sequence GTGAACGTCGGGATCCTCTACTCGCGCATCCGTCAGGACGAAAAACTCCTCCTCTCGGAGCTTCGCGAGCGCGACCACGAGGTGACGAAGATCGACGTGCGCAAGCAGCGCTTCGGCCTCGACTCACCGCCCGAGGCCTTCGAGGACGTCGATATCGTCCTCGATCGCTGTCTGGCGACCAGCCGGAGCCTCTACGCGACGGAGTTCCTCTCAGCCTACGATATTCCGGTCGTCAACACCCACGAGACGGCCGAGACCTGCGCCGACAAGGTGACCAACAGCCTCGCGCTGCAGCAGGCCGGCGTCCCGACGCCGACGACGGAGGTCGCGTTCACCAAGGACACCGCCCTCGAAATCATCGAGGACTTCGGCTATCCGTGCGTGCTCAAGCCCGTCATCGGCTCCTGGGGTCGCCTGATGGCCAAGATCGACACCCGCGACGCCGCCGAGGCCATCCTCGAGCACAAGGCGACGCTGGGGCACTACGAGCACAAGGTCTTCTACGTCCAGGAGTTCGTCGAGAAACCGGGGCGAGACATCCGTGTGCTGGCGACCGACGGCGAGCCGGTCGGGGCGATGGTTCGCTCGTCGGATCACTGGCTGACCAACGCCGCGAAAGGCGCTGAGACCGATGCCTTCGAACTCGACGACCGTGCCAAGGAGTTGGTTGCCGAGGCCAGCGAAGCCGTCGGCGGCGGGCTGTTGGGTATCGACTTGATGGAGACAGGAGAAGACGGGGACGGGAATCCGACGGGCTACACCGTCCACGAGGTCAACCACACCGTCGAGTTCAAGGCACTGAACGACGCTGTCGAGACGGACGTCCCCGGCCAGGTCGTCGACTGGCTGGAGACGAAAGCGGGGGTGAGCGAGTGA
- the argF gene encoding ornithine carbamoyltransferase, translated as MTRNVLDIDDLTSEELTTVLDRAATIKAGEEAGNPLEDETLAMIFEKPSTRTRVSFETGMTQLGGHAIFLGPDDIHLGDSEPVKDTARAVSRYADAIMARLFDHADAEELAEYATVPVINGLTDDAHPCQTLADLLTIRQEFGGFDTVRVAWVGDGNNVAQSLVLGAAMVGLDLTVATPEGYEIDEEVLDRAAELGTAPETTHDPEAAVEDADVVYTDVFVSMGQEDEREEKLAAFEGFQVTTELLGDRTLMHCLPAHRGEEVTDEVIESENAIVWEQAENRLHAQNGLLVWLAERA; from the coding sequence ATGACACGCAACGTACTCGACATCGACGACCTGACGAGCGAGGAACTGACGACCGTCCTCGATCGCGCCGCCACCATCAAGGCCGGCGAGGAGGCGGGCAACCCCCTCGAAGACGAGACGCTCGCGATGATCTTCGAGAAGCCCTCGACCCGGACCCGGGTCTCCTTCGAGACCGGGATGACCCAGCTCGGCGGCCACGCCATCTTCCTCGGGCCGGACGATATCCACCTGGGGGATAGCGAACCGGTCAAGGACACCGCGCGGGCGGTCTCGCGGTACGCCGACGCGATCATGGCGCGGCTGTTCGACCACGCTGACGCCGAGGAACTGGCCGAGTACGCCACCGTGCCGGTGATCAACGGCCTGACCGACGATGCCCATCCCTGCCAGACGCTGGCGGACCTACTGACGATCCGCCAGGAGTTCGGTGGCTTCGACACCGTCAGAGTCGCCTGGGTCGGCGACGGCAACAACGTCGCCCAGTCCTTGGTCCTCGGCGCGGCGATGGTCGGCCTCGATCTGACCGTCGCGACCCCGGAGGGCTACGAAATCGACGAGGAGGTTCTCGATCGTGCGGCCGAGTTGGGGACCGCTCCCGAGACGACACACGATCCCGAAGCGGCCGTCGAAGACGCCGACGTGGTCTACACGGACGTCTTTGTCAGCATGGGCCAGGAGGACGAGCGCGAGGAGAAACTCGCGGCCTTCGAGGGCTTTCAGGTCACGACCGAGTTGCTCGGCGATCGCACGCTGATGCACTGTCTGCCGGCCCACCGCGGCGAGGAGGTCACCGACGAGGTCATCGAGAGTGAGAACGCGATCGTGTGGGAGCAGGCGGAGAACCGACTGCACGCCCAGAACGGGTTGTTGGTGTGGCTGGCCGAGCGGGCATAA
- a CDS encoding aspartate aminotransferase family protein, with amino-acid sequence MSGFVFSEKPIQIENGDGAVVYDEAGTEYLDMGASYACVPLGHSHAAVDSAVKDQVDDLTYVQASYPVETRTRLYDTLAVAAPGDIDNVWLCNSGTEANEAALKFARSATGDSKIVATMQGFHGRTMGALATTWKDKYKKPYEPLIGDVEFVPYDDSEALAEAVDDETAAVIMEPIQGEGGIHPASTEYLESAREITDEAGAALIFDEVQTGMGRTGTLWACEKAGVVPDMLTTAKGLANGFPMGATLCADWIAEDYGSHASTFSGGPVVSAAAEATVSTLVEEEIPQHAADVGEYLRGQLEDELGEAAREVRGEGLMIGVEIKRGANRVLKDLALNHQVLALPAGRTVVRLLPPLIVEEAQADAVVAALAEAID; translated from the coding sequence ATGAGCGGATTCGTATTTTCCGAAAAACCGATACAGATAGAGAACGGCGATGGCGCGGTTGTTTACGACGAGGCGGGCACCGAGTACCTGGACATGGGCGCGAGTTACGCCTGTGTCCCGCTGGGGCACAGCCACGCGGCCGTCGATTCGGCCGTCAAAGACCAGGTCGACGATCTGACCTACGTCCAGGCGTCCTATCCGGTCGAGACGCGGACGCGACTGTACGACACGCTCGCCGTGGCAGCGCCGGGCGACATCGACAACGTCTGGCTGTGTAACTCCGGGACGGAGGCCAACGAGGCGGCGCTGAAGTTCGCCCGGTCGGCGACCGGCGACTCGAAGATCGTCGCCACGATGCAGGGCTTTCACGGCCGGACGATGGGCGCGCTGGCGACCACCTGGAAGGACAAGTACAAGAAGCCCTACGAACCGCTGATCGGCGACGTGGAGTTCGTGCCCTACGACGACAGCGAGGCCCTCGCCGAGGCCGTCGACGACGAGACGGCGGCGGTCATCATGGAGCCCATCCAGGGCGAAGGCGGCATTCATCCCGCGTCGACCGAGTACCTCGAATCGGCCCGCGAGATCACCGACGAGGCCGGCGCGGCGCTGATCTTCGACGAAGTCCAGACCGGCATGGGCCGGACGGGAACGCTGTGGGCTTGCGAGAAGGCCGGCGTCGTGCCGGACATGCTCACGACGGCGAAGGGTCTCGCCAACGGCTTCCCGATGGGTGCGACGCTGTGTGCCGACTGGATCGCCGAGGACTACGGCAGCCACGCCTCGACGTTCTCCGGCGGTCCGGTCGTCTCGGCCGCTGCGGAGGCGACGGTCTCGACGCTCGTCGAGGAAGAGATCCCCCAGCACGCCGCCGACGTCGGTGAGTACCTTCGTGGGCAACTTGAGGACGAGTTGGGCGAGGCGGCTCGTGAGGTACGTGGCGAGGGGTTGATGATCGGCGTCGAGATCAAGCGCGGGGCCAACCGGGTGCTCAAGGACCTCGCGCTGAACCACCAGGTGCTGGCGCTCCCGGCCGGCCGAACAGTCGTCCGCCTGCTCCCGCCGCTGATCGTCGAGGAGGCACAGGCTGACGCGGTCGTCGCCGCGCTCGCGGAGGCGATCGACTGA
- the argC gene encoding N-acetyl-gamma-glutamyl-phosphate reductase: protein MNANEGEPSLTASVVGASGFTGGELLRLLAGHPDFEIAQATSRSKENKTIGHVHPNLRGLDLRFSSPEDLKSVDVLFAATPHGVSMDHIDAFQDAADTVVDLSADFRLDSEAQYDEWYDGHSRPELLADAEYALPELNRENLADADLIASGGCNATATILGLLPLFEHDVLSGDEQIVVDVKVGSSEGGAGGGEASSHPERSGVVRPYAPTGHRHEAEIEQFLGVDVSFTVHAVEMIRGASATIHAFPEEPVSKGDLWGAYRGSYEDEPFVRMVAGGGGVYRYPEPKAVAGSNYAEVGFELDPGNKRLVVFSAIDNMMKGSAGQAVHAANIALGLEETAGLEFAGMHPVGSP from the coding sequence ATGAACGCCAACGAGGGCGAACCGTCGTTGACCGCTTCCGTCGTCGGCGCGAGCGGGTTCACCGGCGGCGAACTCCTGCGGTTGCTCGCCGGGCACCCCGACTTCGAGATCGCCCAGGCCACGAGTCGCTCGAAGGAAAACAAGACGATCGGCCACGTCCACCCGAACCTCCGGGGGCTGGACCTGCGCTTTAGCTCGCCCGAGGACCTGAAGTCGGTGGATGTCCTGTTCGCGGCGACGCCCCACGGCGTCTCGATGGACCACATCGACGCGTTTCAGGACGCTGCCGACACGGTTGTCGACCTCTCGGCGGACTTCCGCCTGGATTCGGAAGCGCAGTACGACGAGTGGTACGACGGCCATAGCCGGCCGGAACTACTGGCCGACGCCGAGTACGCGCTGCCGGAACTCAACCGCGAGAATCTTGCTGACGCAGATTTGATCGCCTCCGGCGGCTGTAACGCCACGGCGACGATCCTCGGGCTGCTCCCGCTGTTCGAGCATGATGTCCTCTCCGGGGACGAGCAGATCGTGGTCGACGTGAAAGTCGGCTCGTCGGAAGGTGGCGCGGGCGGCGGTGAAGCGTCGAGCCATCCCGAGCGCTCGGGCGTCGTCCGCCCCTATGCGCCGACGGGCCATCGCCACGAGGCCGAGATCGAGCAGTTCCTCGGCGTCGACGTCTCGTTTACCGTCCACGCCGTCGAGATGATCCGCGGCGCGAGCGCCACTATCCACGCGTTTCCCGAGGAGCCGGTTTCGAAGGGCGACCTCTGGGGCGCGTATCGCGGCTCGTACGAGGACGAGCCGTTCGTCCGGATGGTCGCCGGCGGCGGTGGCGTCTATCGCTACCCCGAACCGAAGGCCGTTGCGGGCTCGAACTACGCCGAGGTCGGCTTCGAGTTGGACCCTGGAAACAAGCGCCTGGTCGTCTTCTCGGCCATCGACAACATGATGAAGGGGTCGGCCGGCCAGGCCGTCCACGCGGCCAACATCGCGCTCGGCTTAGAGGAGACCGCCGGACTGGAGTTCGCGGGGATGCACCCGGTGGGATCGCCATGA
- a CDS encoding acetylglutamate/acetylaminoadipate kinase, translating to MTVVVKVGGARAVDPEGALADVAQLVADGEDVVVVHGGSTKVDDTLERMGIEPEYVETPSGVVGRFTDEETMEVFEMAFGHLNTQLVAGLQSQGVDAVGLSGVDGKLLAGPRKSAVRVMEDGKRKIKRGDHSGSIKEVNDELLYTLLDGGYTPVAGPPMIGKDDDEWLPVNTDADRSAAAIAGALDATLVLLTDVSGVYADPEDPETLIESVETGDDWNDLQDAAEGFMGRKIMAAEEALSGGAPEVVVADANVDEPISGALEGSGTHVHQTAIETEEHT from the coding sequence ATGACGGTGGTCGTCAAGGTCGGCGGCGCTCGCGCGGTCGATCCCGAAGGGGCGCTGGCGGACGTGGCCCAGCTGGTTGCGGACGGCGAGGACGTCGTGGTCGTCCACGGCGGCTCGACGAAAGTGGACGACACGCTCGAACGCATGGGGATCGAACCGGAGTACGTCGAGACGCCATCGGGCGTCGTCGGCCGCTTCACCGACGAGGAAACCATGGAGGTCTTCGAGATGGCCTTCGGGCACCTCAACACGCAACTCGTCGCGGGCTTACAGAGCCAGGGCGTCGACGCCGTCGGACTCAGCGGCGTCGACGGGAAACTGCTCGCGGGACCCCGCAAGTCGGCGGTGCGCGTCATGGAGGACGGCAAACGCAAGATCAAGCGCGGCGACCACTCGGGGTCCATCAAGGAGGTCAACGACGAGCTGCTGTATACGTTGTTAGACGGTGGATACACGCCAGTGGCTGGACCACCCATGATCGGGAAGGACGATGACGAATGGTTGCCCGTCAATACCGACGCGGACCGCTCAGCAGCAGCGATTGCCGGGGCACTCGACGCGACGCTCGTCCTGCTTACGGACGTTTCAGGCGTCTACGCGGACCCTGAGGATCCGGAAACGTTGATCGAGTCTGTAGAGACGGGCGATGACTGGAACGACCTGCAGGACGCTGCCGAGGGCTTCATGGGGCGCAAGATCATGGCCGCCGAGGAGGCACTTAGCGGTGGGGCACCCGAGGTCGTCGTCGCCGATGCCAACGTCGACGAACCGATCAGTGGTGCCCTCGAAGGTAGTGGGACGCACGTCCACCAGACAGCGATAGAAACGGAGGAACACACATGA
- a CDS encoding [LysW]-lysine hydrolase, translated as MSATRVPTADVSTEDARELLIDLVEIPSVSGDVEDAAAELAAFFESHGREVWIDDVGNVRAPADDGVLLTSHIDTVPGDIPVRLEENEDGETVLWGRGSVDAKGSLAAMAAVAVRTGASFAGVVGEEVDSTGGRYLVEDREIEPDAVINGEPSGWDGITLGYRGLLGGTYVATSESGHSSRPDNNAIEDAIDWWNRVEAEFAKDEWHPVFERVTCKPVDIDGGVSSDGLSVETTMRVQLRVPPEYTTDEIRELADGHLDRGTVNWDDWVEPVMTSPRTGVARAFRAAIREEGGDPRLLRKTGTADMNIYADAWDVEIVSYGPGDSDLDHAPDEHLPLPEFDRSVAVLDDVTTRLLEEP; from the coding sequence ATGAGCGCGACGCGTGTTCCGACGGCCGACGTCTCGACCGAGGATGCCCGCGAGTTGCTGATCGACCTCGTCGAGATCCCCTCGGTCTCGGGCGATGTCGAGGACGCCGCCGCGGAGCTGGCGGCGTTCTTCGAATCTCACGGCCGCGAGGTCTGGATCGACGATGTGGGCAACGTCCGTGCCCCCGCAGATGACGGTGTGCTCCTCACGTCCCACATCGACACCGTCCCGGGCGATATTCCGGTCCGGCTCGAAGAGAACGAGGACGGCGAGACGGTCCTCTGGGGCCGGGGGAGCGTCGATGCGAAGGGCTCGCTGGCGGCGATGGCGGCCGTGGCGGTCCGGACCGGTGCGAGCTTCGCCGGCGTCGTCGGCGAGGAAGTCGACTCGACCGGCGGCCGCTATCTGGTCGAGGATCGGGAGATCGAACCCGACGCCGTCATCAACGGCGAGCCGTCGGGCTGGGACGGGATCACGCTGGGGTATCGTGGCTTGCTCGGTGGCACCTACGTCGCTACGAGCGAATCCGGCCACTCCTCGCGGCCGGACAACAACGCCATCGAGGACGCCATCGACTGGTGGAACCGCGTCGAGGCGGAGTTCGCCAAGGACGAGTGGCACCCGGTCTTCGAACGGGTGACCTGCAAGCCGGTCGACATCGACGGCGGGGTCAGTTCGGATGGGCTCTCGGTCGAGACGACAATGCGCGTCCAGCTTCGGGTGCCCCCGGAGTACACCACTGACGAGATCCGCGAGTTGGCCGACGGTCATCTCGATCGCGGGACCGTCAACTGGGACGACTGGGTCGAACCGGTGATGACCAGTCCCCGTACGGGGGTCGCGCGCGCCTTTCGCGCGGCGATCCGCGAGGAGGGTGGCGATCCGCGCCTCCTGCGCAAGACCGGCACCGCGGACATGAACATTTACGCCGACGCCTGGGACGTCGAGATCGTTTCGTATGGCCCCGGCGACTCGGACCTCGATCACGCCCCGGACGAGCACCTCCCGCTGCCCGAATTCGACCGCTCGGTCGCGGTACTGGACGACGTGACCACGAGACTTCTGGAGGAGCCATGA
- a CDS encoding type II toxin-antitoxin system VapC family toxin, which translates to MARIVLDTNVLFAAASARDRYHDRAREIVRGIDHGDLPEAVVSNYVLAETLNLTREKLGPEAANALLDRLLEGAHFEVNHAPRADFNAAQALFRRYDALSFVDATIVAYLEREGSEYLYSFDDDFDAVEELTRLDTAVNPFE; encoded by the coding sequence ATGGCACGCATCGTCCTCGATACGAACGTTCTGTTCGCTGCTGCGAGCGCCCGTGACCGCTATCACGACCGCGCACGGGAGATCGTTCGCGGGATCGACCACGGCGACCTCCCGGAGGCCGTCGTCTCGAACTACGTCCTCGCGGAGACGCTGAACCTCACGCGCGAGAAACTCGGCCCCGAGGCCGCGAACGCGCTGCTCGATCGCCTCCTCGAGGGTGCCCACTTCGAAGTCAACCACGCACCGAGAGCCGATTTCAACGCTGCCCAGGCGCTGTTCCGCCGGTACGACGCCCTCTCCTTCGTTGATGCGACGATCGTCGCGTATCTCGAGCGCGAAGGAAGCGAGTACCTGTATTCCTTCGACGACGATTTCGACGCGGTCGAGGAGCTGACACGACTCGATACTGCCGTGAACCCGTTCGAGTGA